In Candidatus Protochlamydia phocaeensis, a single genomic region encodes these proteins:
- a CDS encoding YkgJ family cysteine cluster protein has product MLKVIQEDDPWYRKGLSFKCTGCGQCCTGAPGYIWVSEQEIEQIAAFLQISLHEFSQRYLRRVKGKWSLLELPKTYDCVFLKDKKCQIYPVRPTQCRTYPWWPQNLKSEKDWQEAAKICEGICLDAPLVAFEAIEEQRAIQEGSSSHGQSFN; this is encoded by the coding sequence ATGCTAAAAGTTATTCAAGAAGACGATCCTTGGTATCGCAAAGGATTATCCTTTAAATGCACGGGGTGCGGCCAATGCTGCACAGGAGCGCCAGGTTATATTTGGGTCTCGGAACAGGAAATCGAGCAGATTGCCGCTTTCCTGCAAATATCCTTGCACGAGTTTTCTCAGCGCTATCTACGCCGCGTCAAGGGAAAATGGTCTCTCCTAGAGCTTCCAAAGACCTATGATTGCGTCTTCCTAAAAGATAAAAAGTGCCAAATTTATCCCGTGCGCCCCACTCAATGCCGCACTTATCCTTGGTGGCCGCAAAATCTCAAGTCCGAAAAAGACTGGCAGGAAGCAGCCAAAATATGCGAAGGCATTTGCCTAGATGCTCCCCTTGTCGCCTTTGAAGCGATCGAAGAACAACGCGCAATCCAAGAGGGCTCCTCTTCCCATGGACAATCCTTCAACTAA
- a CDS encoding tetratricopeptide repeat protein: MTIDKNSYFFTDQSYQDASYSHRTPSNDKPSFDPSSHFAPRLVMPIGLPPMNTFLESSVPRNTSMSHHFFHIALNEVPGATQQLPAISSFEMQPKLIQSTQSVAQPILNPPPVNFNPVPLTAINVGYASVANPAISQEAESYPSAHHSINIHQQHHYSTAYSQQPYGEILRGEPINGELVWPINQARRVAEEFLDQDFNLKRELQKKIQDFCGQSYFSQFIDNPKKYSFDFSSLSKLRKDVLADLLFKWAEIKMKRNVFDLALRYFALACQMNQNLLQEERSLMTFQTIRNALNPLWIREYYQMNQQIDISYSLRRMANSFTNLNQFSMAFECFKLAYSLARGSKDLNTWKYFLFSFEKNYYQTANERKACLKAITECEPQNMDAWFKLACLYKEEGAFNEAIQTFEIVLKYDNLKYKRVHEELCQLYITLGDGEKAAQHLQASKQKTLHFHVYQPEAI, encoded by the coding sequence ATGACAATAGATAAAAATTCTTATTTTTTTACTGATCAGTCTTATCAGGATGCTTCTTATTCTCATAGAACTCCTTCAAACGATAAGCCGTCATTTGATCCTAGTTCTCACTTCGCTCCAAGGCTCGTTATGCCGATTGGTTTACCTCCTATGAATACGTTTTTGGAATCCAGTGTTCCCCGAAATACATCTATGTCGCATCATTTCTTTCATATCGCGCTCAATGAAGTTCCTGGAGCAACTCAGCAACTGCCCGCTATTAGCTCATTTGAAATGCAGCCAAAATTGATTCAGTCTACTCAGTCCGTGGCCCAGCCTATTTTGAATCCGCCTCCTGTTAATTTTAATCCTGTTCCGCTGACCGCTATTAATGTAGGATACGCTTCCGTTGCTAATCCCGCTATTAGCCAAGAAGCTGAATCCTATCCTTCTGCCCATCATTCCATTAATATTCATCAGCAGCATCATTATTCCACTGCGTATTCTCAGCAGCCTTATGGAGAAATACTAAGAGGAGAGCCAATTAATGGCGAACTTGTGTGGCCCATTAATCAAGCTAGAAGGGTGGCTGAAGAGTTTCTCGATCAGGATTTTAATTTAAAGCGGGAACTGCAAAAGAAAATACAGGACTTTTGCGGCCAATCGTACTTCTCGCAATTTATTGATAATCCTAAAAAGTATTCATTCGATTTTAGTTCGCTCTCTAAATTGAGAAAAGACGTATTAGCTGATTTGCTGTTTAAATGGGCAGAAATAAAAATGAAGAGAAATGTATTTGATTTGGCTTTGCGCTATTTCGCATTGGCTTGTCAAATGAATCAAAACCTGCTCCAAGAAGAAAGAAGCTTAATGACGTTTCAGACAATTAGGAATGCCCTTAATCCCCTATGGATTCGAGAATACTATCAAATGAATCAGCAAATAGACATTAGTTATAGTTTAAGGCGGATGGCCAATTCTTTTACAAATTTAAATCAATTTTCTATGGCTTTTGAGTGTTTTAAACTCGCTTATTCTCTTGCACGCGGCTCTAAAGATTTAAATACATGGAAATATTTTTTATTTTCCTTTGAGAAAAATTACTATCAAACTGCAAATGAGAGAAAGGCCTGTTTAAAAGCGATTACGGAATGTGAACCTCAAAATATGGATGCTTGGTTCAAACTGGCATGTCTTTATAAGGAGGAAGGTGCATTTAATGAGGCAATCCAGACATTTGAAATCGTCTTGAAGTACGATAATCTGAAATATAAAAGAGTGCATGAAGAACTCTGTCAATTGTATATAACCTTGGGGGATGGAGAAAAAGCGGCCCAACATTTACAGGCTTCAAAGCAAAAAACGCTCCATTTTCATGTCTATCAGCCTGAAGCTATTTAG
- a CDS encoding Mrp/NBP35 family ATP-binding protein — MDNPSTKIVAIGSGKGGVGKSTVAVNLAVALAQTGLKIGLLDADIYGPSIPIMLGLRRLTPKIFSQADGKSQVLPFTKFGIKAISIGFFMEEARSAVWRGPILHGALEKMLNEVAWGELDVLLIDLPPGTGDVLLSLSQLLAITGALVVCTPQEVAMLDAIKAINAFYQLDIPLLGVVENMAGFAVPETGQIYHIFGEGKAQELADRFHLPLLASLPLLPAIRQGGDEGYPIAFHEGHPQAALLFRTLAQAVARQWEPLANPFL, encoded by the coding sequence ATGGACAATCCTTCAACTAAAATCGTTGCAATTGGATCGGGAAAAGGAGGAGTGGGCAAATCCACTGTCGCTGTCAATTTGGCCGTTGCCCTCGCTCAGACCGGCCTCAAGATTGGGTTGCTAGACGCCGATATTTATGGTCCCTCTATTCCCATTATGCTGGGTCTCAGGCGCTTGACCCCTAAAATTTTTTCCCAAGCGGATGGGAAATCCCAAGTTCTTCCTTTTACCAAATTCGGCATTAAAGCCATTTCGATTGGCTTTTTTATGGAAGAGGCACGCTCTGCCGTCTGGCGCGGCCCCATTCTGCACGGTGCTTTGGAAAAAATGCTGAATGAAGTGGCGTGGGGCGAACTAGACGTCTTGCTTATCGATCTGCCGCCCGGAACAGGCGATGTCTTGCTCTCCCTCTCTCAGCTGCTGGCCATAACAGGCGCTTTAGTTGTGTGCACGCCTCAGGAAGTTGCCATGCTGGATGCCATTAAAGCGATCAATGCCTTTTACCAGCTCGATATTCCCCTTTTGGGTGTAGTTGAAAACATGGCTGGTTTTGCGGTCCCGGAAACAGGCCAGATCTATCACATTTTTGGAGAGGGCAAAGCCCAGGAATTAGCCGATCGCTTTCATCTTCCGCTGTTAGCCAGCCTCCCGCTGCTTCCCGCCATTCGCCAAGGAGGGGATGAGGGCTATCCGATCGCTTTCCATGAAGGGCATCCACAAGCGGCCCTTTTATTTCGCACGCTTGCTCAGGCAGTTGCTAGGCAGTGGGAACCCTTGGCGAATCCTTTCCTTTAA